Part of the Tribolium castaneum strain GA2 chromosome 4, icTriCast1.1, whole genome shotgun sequence genome is shown below.
ATACAGTTATCAGGACTCGAAATGGATTTCCTGTTCAGGGCTAACGAGCGATTTGTGTTCAGGTCATACTTGAGTAACATTAACGTGGAGCACTTGTCCGAAGTCACACTTTATAGTAAAGTGTTATCAACCGATGAGGATAAAGTTTTCGAGCTCAAATACGTCCGACATGCCTCTCACATTAACCAGAATGAGATTTCAAACCGGGAGGAGATGACCACTGGCGGCAGTTTCAAGTTCCAACTCGGACAAATCCACCTAACTCtcttgtataaattaatagtGCAAATCCAACGATTTGTCACAAATTTGGAGGCCGTCCCTTACATAAATAACATAATAGAGTACCTCTACAATGCTGTAACTACAGTCACTGACACACTAAAAGCCAACACAAAAATCCACCTTGCGATAAACGTCTGTGGCCCGATCCTGCTCTTCCCCCAGAAATCCTCATCCCCCAATGTAATGATAATCGACACTGGCGAACTCCACGTGGAGAACTTCTTCAAGGAGTACAACAGCGACACCATGGAGAACATTTTGATCAAATGGACCGGCACCACGATCACTCGGGGCGTAATGACCCTAATACCGTCCCTCGAAATGCAGGAAACCCTAATCGAGCCAATAAACCTCAACTTCGACATCAAACGTTACACGAATATCAAAAGCGCGCAGAAGTTCTGGGACATCGACGGGGCTCTGGACCCCATCCAGGTCACCCTCGGCCAAAGAGACATCTCCACGATCTTATCAATCTACAAAGACAACATTGGCGAGGGCAAAATCGTCGACCTTTTCCCCGTCCAGATCAAATCGCCCCTCACTTCCGCAATCACCGACGAGACGGTTAAAACCCTCGAGGCGTTTTTCTGCGAACCTAAGCAGAAAAACATAGTCGCGAAATTTTCGCTCGACGAAATCACGTTGTTGCTGTTTTTCGATTCAGGGGAGTTGCTAAGTTCGCCGATTCGTGACTTGAACCACGGCTTGTGCAAGTTTAAAGTGTCGGAAGTTAACACAACTTTCACGATTTATACTGACGGGAGTCTGGATGGGAAATTGTCGGCTGATGGGATTCTGGTTGAGGAGATCGGGCCCGATGCCAACATTTACGATAAGAGGATTCTCCAGTCGCCGGTTGATGATAACAAGAATAATAACTGTAATATTACGATAAATCGGGCCCCGATTGTGGATATCACGTTCCATCAGAACAAATCGGGGGATAATTCGGCCGATGTGATCATTGGCAGGTTGAGTTTGAGTTTGTCGGTGCCGTTCTGCGAGAAACTGGCCCTTTTTGTGCTTGAGTGTCTTCCGAAGGACAATTCCGACATCGGGATTGTGAATCACGGCTATGAGTGTGACACGCATGAGGAGAAAGAATACGCAGCGAGTCTCACAATTTCGCTGAGGATTAACAAGCCGGAGTTTATATTCGTTGTGGAGACCACGTCCAACAAAAAACGCTATTTCATCACCCACACTGAAATTTTGTCAGACTATTCCAGACACGGAAATCGGCTAAACCTAGTCGTGTCTTTATCAGGACTACATTCTCTCTTTTACGACATTGGCGTGCAATCTAACGAGCCTTACGTCATACTGAAACAGTGCGATGTTGAATTTTCCAAGTGTTATTCCGAAGAGAAAGGCAAGAAAATCATCGCGTCCATATCCTCGGTCTACGTGCAGATTTGCAGCCGAGTCGTCCACTCCCTAAGCGACATCCTGAACGACATCTCCGAACACTTCAAAGTGCCTGAGCTTGAACCCCGAGACGCTGTTACCAAACTCGAGGAAGAGCTATGGGAGTCGAAAAAAATGGACGATTTCGTGCAACCAAAACCCGACTCAACTCTCGATAACAAACTAGTGGCCAAAGAAGTCGAATTGCATGAAATCCTCCTCGTCCCGAAATTCGACATTGTGCTGATTTTCGAACTGGAGGACACGCAAGTGCTTCTGGTGAAGTCAACAATGGAGGTGACGGTCTACGACTGGTCCTCGCTCCTAAACTGCACGTGCGAGGTGACAATCCAAGCCAATTACTTCAACGAGAACCTGCAAGTTTGGGAGCCGGTGGTCGACCCCGTGGTCATAGACGAGAAGGAGTACAGACCATGGGACGTCCTGGTCAAGATTTTCCAGGATAAGTCGTTGCCCATGTTGAGCAGTCTGGACCAAAAGTCGCGGAACGCCACCCGGGAGAAGAAAAGTACGCCCACCACGACCGAAGACGAGGATTCGGGAGAGGACATGATGTACCTCGAGCCGATCAACCCGCTCCACAACCGCCACAACAGGAGGGTCAAGACAAGTCTCTCCACATTTCTGGACGACTCGGATTCGGAAAATGAGGACGGGGCGATGGAAAAACTCGCCGCCGCGATTTCAGACCTATTCACCGGCGATTGGAACGAAAGCGAAGACAGTGACTACATCCACTCGAGCGACAACGAAGACGATTCGGACGACAATGTCAAAAGGAAATCACAAGACGATAAAATGAGCCAATTTGCGAGCTACACGAAATCGACTTATGTCCTGATTGACGCAAAGGAAGTCCTAAATGTGACCATAACCCCGACTTTTCTCAAAGTTATGAACGAACTTTTAACCATCTACTCGAACAAAACCCTCTCGGTGATCACCAACAAGAAAACGATCAACCTAACGAACGACATTGGCCCGCAATCGAAAGTCGAGCTCTATGAGAAGAAAAGTGTAGAGAGTTACGAGGAGGACGCGCTGATTTGCGTCAAAACCTTCGAAAACCAGGACTCTGTGCCCAACAGTCCCAGCAAAAGCGTTTACTACGTCTCGGATTTTTCAGAGGACGTGAATGAGGATAAAGACAGGTGATTTCGTATTTTAATGATTTACATGACGTGGTTATTTTAGCACGCAAGGGGATGTGTTTAAGGCCGACTTGGAGAACAATTACGACTTTGCGACCATGTCGAGCCTGCAGTTCCCCTCAGAAACGACTCCGCAACTGTACGACAAAATCAACGCTCATTTTATGCGAGTTTTCATCCCGAATTGTACCCCTATTCAGACGAATTGTTCGAAACGAGCTTGGCAAAAGCTTATGAGACTGCACTCGACTATCCCAGGCCAGAAGTACTACCTTGCCGCCAAACACACGATAAGCAAATCGGGCAGAAACGTTGTCATAAGCTCGCCGTTACAAGTTAGTAGAACGATTCACTTTGATGactttcattaattttggttGCCCACAGATCAAAAACGAGACTTGTTTTGCCTTGAGTGTCTTATACCAACCGTCGGTTTTGCAACAGTTGAATTTAGAGCCGGTGGGCGACGTCACAAATCCCTTTGAGACAACTATGAGGATTGCAGTTTTGGAAGCGCACGAGCATTACAATGTGCCGCTCTATATCGCCTACCATTGCAAGCTTTTTATCCAACCAGCTTATGCCGAGTGCGTTCATTTTCCCAATTCTTGCAATTTTAAAGTGCGATTTTAGGGGACATTACACCTCCGACTGTGGAATTTGGTGGAAGGATTTAGCCACGGAGCTCGACATCGCGCATAATTTGCACTGCAGGCCGCGAACTGACTCAAATTTGGAGGTTTTTTCGTTGCGGGTGATGCTGACCCGAAACTTGGACATACCAAACTCTCAAGCGCACACTGTTCCGAACTATGTCATACATTTATTGCCCCCGTTAATTTTCCATAATTACCTCCCTTACTCGCTCGAAGTCGAAAATGTCGGCTTGAAACAACTGATTAAAATCGAACCCGGGGAGAAAAAGAGTGTCTACTCGTTGGATTTGTCCAAAGATCAGAAACTACTAATCCGAGTCAAGTATAATTTACTCACTTGGAGcggaattttgaattttacaaCGTACCTCGACGAAAAAATCGTAGTTTTGTCGTCAGACAGTAAAGAAATCAAACACTTGGCCATCAACACCAAAACGGATCGCGAGGGAAGCtgtaacatgtttttttacacCCCGTACTggattattaacaaaattggATTGCCGTTACAAATCAAAGCCTCAGCGACGAACACAGTCTATGACAGTAACTCCGAAGATATCCTTCTTTTCACGTATAAAAGACACGGAAAGCAAACTTTGAGCGTGAAAGTTTACGACTCGAATTGGTCAAACGAATTCGGGCTAGAGTGTGCCGGAACCACCGGTTTAATAATTTGCAAGGACAACGAACGAAAGAAGAAATATTTGTTCTTTTTGTCCATCAAACTGTCACAAATGTGTCCAAGATTGACGAAAATCGTTACTCTTTTGCCCACTTTTCTCATCACCAATAacactaacaaaaaattgaggtGCGAACtgaacttttcaaaaaacgaacaagaaaaatttgtttttcagaTTTATGGAACACAATGAGAAAACCGATCTCTGGATCGACTTGGAGTCGTCCCAAACTGTGACTTTCTGGCCTGAAACCTCCTCAATGCAAATGTACGTCAAATACAGGGACAGTAAAGTGATTTCGCAGGCTTTTAATTTCGCAACTCCGAATTCAACAGTCCTCCGTATGGATAAGGGAGTAATTActtgtattttaatttcgtaacactgttaacaattttttttcagggaGCTTTGAAAGTTGAAGTTACGGGAGGCATAAGTGACTCATTCCGTGTCACGTTTTACGAGTATAAGCCAGGCGACGCCCCCGTTTTGGTCAAAAACTACTGTCCCGACCTATTTTTGAAGATCCAGCAGCAGGACCAAAGCCAGGTCACTTTGCTCAGCCCTTACAATTCCCTCTTGTACACTTGGGATGACCCAACAAGGATCAGGAAGCTGGCTTGGAACGTTTACAACAATAAAGGAGCAGGATTTGTCCTTGACATTTGCAAGGACTCACACGGAGAGGAGAAAATTCTCTTCCACAGCGTCACACCCACCACTAGTGTGACCATTTCGTCGAGCGAGGACTCGGATAGTTCCGACAGtgttaaaacaacaatgaataaaaaagTCCGAAGGGACAAAATCGTGATTTACTGGCTTTGCTACGCCGACGGGCTTCAAAGAACGCTGCTCTTCACCCAAGAATCGCGGATTTATAACACGGTTTTGAAACACTATTTTTTGGAACATTGCGACTTGGAGTGTTTAGTCTCGCTCTGCGGTGTCGGAGTTTCCCTTTTCACGTCCGAAAATGCGAAAAAAGAGCACGTTTATGGCTCGCTTGTTGACAGTCCGGCCATTTGGGAAGTGAACGTTGGCCATAAATGGAAAACTCTGACTTTGGAATTGGCTTCGTGGATCGAGGATAAGTACAAGTTGCATTACAAGAAATGCCAGTTGCGGGATTACATACACatcgattttgaaaaaatgtacatGTTGAAGCCTTTCTTCGCCGAATTGAAACGCACGTACACGCCTGCGGTTTATCTCCAGTACAGGAAGTCCAAAAATTACAatcatttcaatttcaaactaAACACACTGCAGATTGATAACAAGGTCAATAATACGATTGTTTTGTACCCACTTCCAGGGAATGTCACAAAAGGATTGAACTCTTTCATCGACGTCAATGTTTTGAAGTGTTTGGCGAAAGATTGCGATATTTACAGACACATCAAAGTCAATATTAAGGATTTCTATTTGAACATCGAAAACGATTTGTTTGTGGATATTCGGGAACTTTTGGTGCAGTATAAAAAGTTTTATGATGAGACTAATATTTCGTACGTTAATGATATCAAGTCAATCCAAGATTTGACTCTTGTGCGGTCTAAAGTAAGCCCATAATACAATACAAAACaacattcaaaaaataattttaggatCCCCAAACTGGTCGAAGTTTGATCGAATATTTAAGTGTGAGCAGCTTCGAAATCCAGTTACACATCTCTAATAAAAcacaattgattttaaaaagcAGCAAACTGCctttgtgcaaaattttggACTATTTGTTTCCCATAAACATTTCGCCCTATATGCCTCTGGAAGGCGTCCTTCAAAAGTAATACACACACCCGCCCTcgatttttcctaaattcgTGCAGGGTTTCAGCTATCGAACAAACCAATCTCTGCGACCACCTCTCCACATGTCTGGAAAACCTACTCCAACAAATAATAGCGCAATTTCTGCAACAGTACTATTCCCACGTCCTCGGTTTGCAGGTTTTGGTCAACACCTTCGCCATCCAACCTGCGATTTTGGTAAGAGACTTGGGTGCGGAAAATGTGACTTTCTCTCGCTTTCAGTACCCGCAAAtcgatttggaaaaaatgtcaAACACGGTTTTGTACGGCTCGAGATGTCTTTTGAGTCACATTAACATGTCTCCCGCGGCTTTAGAAGCTTGCGTTGTCGATATTTTCGCTCATCAAACgattgaaaatattcagagGATCCGGAGACACGGCTCGTACCAAAAGTCGGAGGTGGTACCGAAAATCATAACTACGTCTTGTCGCAACTTCCACACCGGGGTTCCAAACGCATTGAACCAATTGATTGTGAGAAAACAAAACGGTAcgagaattatttattttgtttcaagtGTGAGAGTAATTTTTAGCTGGGATTAATTGTGACGGCGAAATGTTCTTCAGAACGACCGGAAAAGCGCTGTTTTCCCTCATGACGCGTCACCCTGACGAGAAAAGTGACAGTGTCGAAGTGGCCAAAGAGGCCTTGAGACGAGCCTCGATTTTAGGGGAACCGATTCGGATTCAGCAACGTCTTACCAGATATTACAACCGATATTTGGTACTTGTCGCACTTTTTTgtggaattttatttaagtggTTTGTAGGGCCTTAAACCGTTGTCAGTGTACGAATCTATGGGACAGTATTTGCTAGAAACTGTTGCTAATTCTAGATTTATGAAAGACACCTACTGGTCGCATGCTTCGATTGATAGAAGCGGCAAATCAGTTTTGATAGTTTCGCTACAGTAAAATGCGCAAAAACGTAAAGAAAATCAATTGATTTGGTGTTTTAGGCACGTTGTACGAATAAATAAGTGCCGGCTTTGGGGACCGTGGGATGTTGAGTGGGCTATAGACTTGGATGATATTTTATCGATGCCAAAAATTACGTCTACCGAGCTTGTCTTTAATATGAGACAGGTAAAAAATGGGTGTGATCATGTACGTGAAAATATACTTTTGTTTATAGAGCGAAAATAATACGAGAGAATTGTTGTTGACTATCAGCGGTGATAAAGA
Proteins encoded:
- the LOC100142412 gene encoding intermembrane lipid transfer protein VPS13A, coding for MLEGAVARLLNHLLGKYVVDLDTENLNVGIFSGHVQLTDLKLKTEALYELGLPIEVKAGTVGKIWLQIPWTCLWSQPVLVNIEDLHIICGPLLSDQPFDAEKNKRLIRAFKRKILADLDTESHIIGGPNSFSEHLVTNILNCLQFSVTNVHIRYEDVISYKTPISAGLCIGSVTAETTNSKWKPNKPETNSNTCYYLVKLETLSAYWNSDSKLSKWNLPSEYYVWRNAMSNSLQNFSINDENFEFVLKPMTTKIKITMNKSNIGNIGKCLIDVIVQDCNLQISKEQYDAILAVSDSLKRILISWDFLASRPHETILGNTKAWWKYAYFAVLDQRIRPYSWKKIKNVRDYYRGYVQTYKQIILNPNDTELKLDLQKYEDNLSVINVVIARQHARLLVQSRSLSEKNFWSMLPSPERTLLCKKIGFYDKNCDQLQIDQQYNLRMGNFSLSLTHDSKEIFLLTLTQTNFNFHPNQLEDTFKALVKIEGLILEGSNEDEQLISILASEHLSTSPAYFFKAELEKMPTNSNASHKLNLALDSVECLYNQQFFDDLSKWLDNEYLTQTSLFSEINDCPQTIRSFFDEKLQQKWDLTLSIKIPFMVIPEFGSFLKADNILVVDLGRYLVTTELCQNSDLIENATQMEMEEQLYSKYHIECTDMQVLFCQNSDNWKDERKEKDTDLHIIPKTAFSATYACCTRIEKTIPRYKFNINFPTLKLNLSERKSGQILKFFTNNGNYLERGKPNPRPETDFYEHKIIQSYNLKYLSSVESKVSIKDNFIKIKRGKVDKNQLNKIEKCADNVKKEDMNEAWARYVDLPGLEDNISPNNNITVLLRFIINEFTLVFSRSSDSTDRQYLMFRLGLLTTDVALMTYGPAYQISVNSVLLTDKLHTTPSGQYLDLVHSPFPSTVDVITILYRKVSASCPDFWSHFHGVETSLVADFGTIHLLLHQEAIHTLVKYSNYLFNKLKLQTPLSIRDAALKSLKLINNVLHQQPVTPVPPGSVKFSHSARFADVNVRVCDSDFDIINIQLSGLEMDFLFRANERFVFRSYLSNINVEHLSEVTLYSKVLSTDEDKVFELKYVRHASHINQNEISNREEMTTGGSFKFQLGQIHLTLLYKLIVQIQRFVTNLEAVPYINNIIEYLYNAVTTVTDTLKANTKIHLAINVCGPILLFPQKSSSPNVMIIDTGELHVENFFKEYNSDTMENILIKWTGTTITRGVMTLIPSLEMQETLIEPINLNFDIKRYTNIKSAQKFWDIDGALDPIQVTLGQRDISTILSIYKDNIGEGKIVDLFPVQIKSPLTSAITDETVKTLEAFFCEPKQKNIVAKFSLDEITLLLFFDSGELLSSPIRDLNHGLCKFKVSEVNTTFTIYTDGSLDGKLSADGILVEEIGPDANIYDKRILQSPVDDNKNNNCNITINRAPIVDITFHQNKSGDNSADVIIGRLSLSLSVPFCEKLALFVLECLPKDNSDIGIVNHGYECDTHEEKEYAASLTISLRINKPEFIFVVETTSNKKRYFITHTEILSDYSRHGNRLNLVVSLSGLHSLFYDIGVQSNEPYVILKQCDVEFSKCYSEEKGKKIIASISSVYVQICSRVVHSLSDILNDISEHFKVPELEPRDAVTKLEEELWESKKMDDFVQPKPDSTLDNKLVAKEVELHEILLVPKFDIVLIFELEDTQVLLVKSTMEVTVYDWSSLLNCTCEVTIQANYFNENLQVWEPVVDPVVIDEKEYRPWDVLVKIFQDKSLPMLSSLDQKSRNATREKKSTPTTTEDEDSGEDMMYLEPINPLHNRHNRRVKTSLSTFLDDSDSENEDGAMEKLAAAISDLFTGDWNESEDSDYIHSSDNEDDSDDNVKRKSQDDKMSQFASYTKSTYVLIDAKEVLNVTITPTFLKVMNELLTIYSNKTLSVITNKKTINLTNDIGPQSKVELYEKKSVESYEEDALICVKTFENQDSVPNSPSKSVYYVSDFSEDVNEDKDSTQGDVFKADLENNYDFATMSSLQFPSETTPQLYDKINAHFMRVFIPNCTPIQTNCSKRAWQKLMRLHSTIPGQKYYLAAKHTISKSGRNVVISSPLQIKNETCFALSVLYQPSVLQQLNLEPVGDVTNPFETTMRIAVLEAHEHYNVPLYIAYHCKLFIQPAYAEGHYTSDCGIWWKDLATELDIAHNLHCRPRTDSNLEVFSLRVMLTRNLDIPNSQAHTVPNYVIHLLPPLIFHNYLPYSLEVENVGLKQLIKIEPGEKKSVYSLDLSKDQKLLIRVKYNLLTWSGILNFTTYLDEKIVVLSSDSKEIKHLAINTKTDREGSCNMFFYTPYWIINKIGLPLQIKASATNTVYDSNSEDILLFTYKRHGKQTLSVKVYDSNWSNEFGLECAGTTGLIICKDNERKKKYLFFLSIKLSQMCPRLTKIVTLLPTFLITNNTNKKLRFMEHNEKTDLWIDLESSQTVTFWPETSSMQMYVKYRDSKVISQAFNFATPNSTVLRMDKGGALKVEVTGGISDSFRVTFYEYKPGDAPVLVKNYCPDLFLKIQQQDQSQVTLLSPYNSLLYTWDDPTRIRKLAWNVYNNKGAGFVLDICKDSHGEEKILFHSVTPTTSVTISSSEDSDSSDSVKTTMNKKVRRDKIVIYWLCYADGLQRTLLFTQESRIYNTVLKHYFLEHCDLECLVSLCGVGVSLFTSENAKKEHVYGSLVDSPAIWEVNVGHKWKTLTLELASWIEDKYKLHYKKCQLRDYIHIDFEKMYMLKPFFAELKRTYTPAVYLQYRKSKNYNHFNFKLNTLQIDNKVNNTIVLYPLPGNVTKGLNSFIDVNVLKCLAKDCDIYRHIKVNIKDFYLNIENDLFVDIRELLVQYKKFYDETNISYVNDIKSIQDLTLVRSKDPQTGRSLIEYLSVSSFEIQLHISNKTQLILKSSKLPLCKILDYLFPINISPYMPLEGVLQKVSAIEQTNLCDHLSTCLENLLQQIIAQFLQQYYSHVLGLQVLVNTFAIQPAILYPQIDLEKMSNTVLYGSRCLLSHINMSPAALEACVVDIFAHQTIENIQRIRRHGSYQKSEVVPKIITTSCRNFHTGVPNALNQLIVRKQNAGINCDGEMFFRTTGKALFSLMTRHPDEKSDSVEVAKEALRRASILGEPIRIQQRLTRYYNRYLGLKPLSVYESMGQYLLETVANSRFMKDTYWSHASIDRSGKSVLIVSLQHVVRINKCRLWGPWDVEWAIDLDDILSMPKITSTELVFNMRQSENNTRELLLTISGDKEMLTWIHEKIEQAIIVSMEDKSWPVAENP